One Xyrauchen texanus isolate HMW12.3.18 chromosome 34, RBS_HiC_50CHRs, whole genome shotgun sequence genomic window carries:
- the LOC127627504 gene encoding macrophage mannose receptor 1-like isoform X1 has protein sequence MIQLILFSGFITLTFCIPHQYIFVNESKTWTEAQRYCRDKYTDLVTTENEQQTIQLIDTVNDNSINLAWIGLYDDLNSWKWTLEDSNFFKVGEKEFRNWYNPGPGNYGGQSLCMYFGGGTWQATSCSSVMFFICFDGRENASANYVMINEYKNWTEAQSYCREHHTDLISIRNEIENQKINSLLHIYGYYGWIGLYRTRSWSDQSNSSFSNWKTGQPDNTGDREYCTAVSFSDSGQWTDENCNNALPFICYSTLTSSRQYHFVSEYKTWAEAQRYCSENHTDLATIDNMDEMNRLINTVNGIYNDSAWIGLYDDVNSWRWSLEDNDFYQEGERDFRNWYHEPNNAGGKEFCVSMDKDGNWFDVQCENMLTFICYDGRQNISQRYILVPQYKTWTEAQSYCREMYTDLASARNETEHQYILSIYTNYYYYYGNVWIGLHRNFLWSDQSIFSFTYWLQGTQSDSPQPDNGIYTQAQTGSQHCTAVSLQSFGQWTDEHCFDSLPFFCYSGKLIHIVN, from the exons ATGATTCAGCTGATTCTATTCTCAG GGTTTATCACCCTCACCTTCTGCATCCCTCATCAGTATATTTTTGTCAATGAATCCAAGACTTGGACAGAAGCTCAGAGATACTGTAGGGATAAATATACTGATCTGGTCACCACTGAAAATGAACAACAGACAATCCAGTTAATCGACACAGTGAATGATAATTCAATTAACCTTGCCTGGATTGGACTCTATGATGATCTGAACAGTTGGAAATGGACTTTAGAGGACAGTAATTTCTTCAAGGTGGGAGAGAAAGAGTTCAGGAACTGGTATAACCCAGGGCCAGGGAATTATGGAGGCCAAAGTCTTTGTATGTATTTTGGTGGAGGGACATGGCAAGCCACAAGCTGTAGCAGTGTGATGTTTTTTATATGCTTTGATG GAAGAGAAAATGCCAGTGCTAATTATGTTATGATTAATGAGTACAAAAACTGGACTGAGGCTCAGAGTTACTGCAGAGAGCATCACACAGACCTTATCAGCATCAGGAATGAAATTGAAAACCAGAAGATCAACTCATTATTACATATTTATGGATACTATGGTTGGATTGGTCTGTACAGAACCAGATCTTGGTCAGATCAGAGCAACTCTTCATTCAGTAACTGGAAGACAGGACAGCCAGATAACACTGGAGACAGAGAATACTGCACTGCAGTGTCATTTAGTGACTCTGGACAGTGGACAGATGAAAACTGCAATAATGCTTTACCATTTATTTGCTACAGTA CATTAACATCTTCTCGCCAATATCACTTTGTGTCTGAGTATAAGACATGGGCTGAAGCTCAGAGATACTGCAGCGAGAATCACACTGATCTGGCCACCATTGATAACATGGATGAAATGAACAGGCTGATAAACACAGTTAATGGGATTTACAATGACTCAGCCTGGATTGGACTGTATGACGATGTGAATAGCTGGAGATGGTCATTGGAAGACAATGATTTCTATCaggaaggagagagagatttCAGGAATTGGTATCATGAACCAAACAACGCAGGGGGAAAAGAGTTTTGTGTTTCCATGGATAAGGATGGAAACTGGTTTGATGTTCAATGTGAAAATATGTTAACATTCATTTGCTATGATG GTAGACAAAACATTTCTCAGAGGTATATTTTGGTACCTCAATATAAGACCTGGACTGAAGCTCAGAGCTACTGCAGAGAGATGTACACAGACCTGGCCAGTGCAAGAAATGAAACAGAGCATCAGTACATACTAAGcatatatacaaattattattattattatggtaatGTATGGATTGGTCTGCACAGAAACTTTTTGTGGTCAGATCAGAGCATCTTTTCATTCACATATTGGCTGCAAGGGACTCAAAGTGATAGTCCACAACCAGATAATGGTATATACACCCAAGCACAAACTGGTTCTCAACACTGCACAGCTGTGTCTTTACAAAGTTTTGGCCAGTGGACAGATGAGCACTGCTTTGACAGTTTGCCTTTCTTCTGTTACAGTGGTAAGCTAATCCACATTGTAAATTGA
- the LOC127627504 gene encoding C-type mannose receptor 2-like isoform X2: protein MLNYQGTQVDRDYVRMFHITREYGVKYACSTTLPFVCYDGRENASANYVMINEYKNWTEAQSYCREHHTDLISIRNEIENQKINSLLHIYGYYGWIGLYRTRSWSDQSNSSFSNWKTGQPDNTGDREYCTAVSFSDSGQWTDENCNNALPFICYSTLTSSRQYHFVSEYKTWAEAQRYCSENHTDLATIDNMDEMNRLINTVNGIYNDSAWIGLYDDVNSWRWSLEDNDFYQEGERDFRNWYHEPNNAGGKEFCVSMDKDGNWFDVQCENMLTFICYDGRQNISQRYILVPQYKTWTEAQSYCREMYTDLASARNETEHQYILSIYTNYYYYYGNVWIGLHRNFLWSDQSIFSFTYWLQGTQSDSPQPDNGIYTQAQTGSQHCTAVSLQSFGQWTDEHCFDSLPFFCYSGKLIHIVN from the exons ATGTTGAACTACCAAGGAACTCAGGTGGACAGAGACTATGTGCGTATGTTTCATATTACCAGGGAATATGGAGTGAAATATGCTTGCTCCACTACACTTCCTTTTGTCTGCTATGATG GAAGAGAAAATGCCAGTGCTAATTATGTTATGATTAATGAGTACAAAAACTGGACTGAGGCTCAGAGTTACTGCAGAGAGCATCACACAGACCTTATCAGCATCAGGAATGAAATTGAAAACCAGAAGATCAACTCATTATTACATATTTATGGATACTATGGTTGGATTGGTCTGTACAGAACCAGATCTTGGTCAGATCAGAGCAACTCTTCATTCAGTAACTGGAAGACAGGACAGCCAGATAACACTGGAGACAGAGAATACTGCACTGCAGTGTCATTTAGTGACTCTGGACAGTGGACAGATGAAAACTGCAATAATGCTTTACCATTTATTTGCTACAGTA CATTAACATCTTCTCGCCAATATCACTTTGTGTCTGAGTATAAGACATGGGCTGAAGCTCAGAGATACTGCAGCGAGAATCACACTGATCTGGCCACCATTGATAACATGGATGAAATGAACAGGCTGATAAACACAGTTAATGGGATTTACAATGACTCAGCCTGGATTGGACTGTATGACGATGTGAATAGCTGGAGATGGTCATTGGAAGACAATGATTTCTATCaggaaggagagagagatttCAGGAATTGGTATCATGAACCAAACAACGCAGGGGGAAAAGAGTTTTGTGTTTCCATGGATAAGGATGGAAACTGGTTTGATGTTCAATGTGAAAATATGTTAACATTCATTTGCTATGATG GTAGACAAAACATTTCTCAGAGGTATATTTTGGTACCTCAATATAAGACCTGGACTGAAGCTCAGAGCTACTGCAGAGAGATGTACACAGACCTGGCCAGTGCAAGAAATGAAACAGAGCATCAGTACATACTAAGcatatatacaaattattattattattatggtaatGTATGGATTGGTCTGCACAGAAACTTTTTGTGGTCAGATCAGAGCATCTTTTCATTCACATATTGGCTGCAAGGGACTCAAAGTGATAGTCCACAACCAGATAATGGTATATACACCCAAGCACAAACTGGTTCTCAACACTGCACAGCTGTGTCTTTACAAAGTTTTGGCCAGTGGACAGATGAGCACTGCTTTGACAGTTTGCCTTTCTTCTGTTACAGTGGTAAGCTAATCCACATTGTAAATTGA
- the LOC127627504 gene encoding macrophage mannose receptor 1-like isoform X3 has protein sequence MIQLILFSGFITLTFCIPHQYIFVNESKTWTEAQRYCRDKYTDLVTTENEQQTIQLIDTVNDNSINLAWIGLYDDLNSWKWTLEDSNFFKVGEKEFRNWYNPGPGNYGGQSLCMYFGGGTWQATSCSSVMFFICFDGRENASDSYVLVFEYKNWTEAQSYCRQHHTDLVSIRNENENQKIQSLFTYAYSAWIGLYRTRSWSDQSNSSFSNWRPDQPDNAGNNENCTAVSFRDTGEWTDENCNYALPFICYSVTSVVSSRQFNFVSESKTWAEAQRYCRENYTDLATIDNMDEMNRLINTVNGIYNDSAWIGLYDDVNSWRWSLEDNDFYQEGERFQKLVS, from the exons ATGATTCAGCTGATTCTATTCTCAG GGTTTATCACCCTCACCTTCTGCATCCCTCATCAGTATATTTTTGTCAATGAATCCAAGACTTGGACAGAAGCTCAGAGATACTGTAGGGATAAATATACTGATCTGGTCACCACTGAAAATGAACAACAGACAATCCAGTTAATCGACACAGTGAATGATAATTCAATTAACCTTGCCTGGATTGGACTCTATGATGATCTGAACAGTTGGAAATGGACTTTAGAGGACAGTAATTTCTTCAAGGTGGGAGAGAAAGAGTTCAGGAACTGGTATAACCCAGGGCCAGGGAATTATGGAGGCCAAAGTCTTTGTATGTATTTTGGTGGAGGGACATGGCAAGCCACAAGCTGTAGCAGTGTGATGTTTTTTATATGCTTTGATG GAAGAGAAAATGCCAGTGATAGTTATGTTTTGGTTTTCGAATACAAAAACTGGACCGAGGCTCAGAGTTACTGCAGACAGCATCACACAGATCTTGTCAGCATCAGGAATGAGAATGAAAACCAGAAGATCCAATCTTTGTTCACCTACGCTTACTCTGCATGGATTGGTCTGTACAGAACCAGATCTTGGTCAGATCAGAGCAACTCTTCATTCAGTAACTGGAGGCCAGATCAGCCAGATAATGCTGGAAACAATGAAAACTGCACTGCAGTGTCATTTAGAGACACTGGGGAATGGACAGATGAAAACTGCAATTATGCACTACCATTTATATGTTACAGTG TGACATCTGTAGTATCTTCTCGCCAGTTTAACTTTGTGTCTGAGTCTAAGACCTGGGCTGAAGCGCAGAGATACTGCAGAGAGAATTACACCGATCTGGCCACCATTGACAACATGGATGAAATGAACAGGCTGATAAACACAGTTAATGGGATTTACAATGACTCAGCCTGGATTGGACTGTATGATGATGTGAATAGCTGGAGATGGTCATTGGAAGACAATGATTTCTATCAGGAAGGAGAGAGATTTCAGAAACTGGTATCATGA